The Sulfuricystis thermophila genome segment TATGCGACGCGGGAGAATGCTGCAGCGCGTGGAACGGGAATGAGTTTTGCCGACATCGCTGAAGTGTCTAGGGCAGTAGATCTGCGTCAGGTCGATCTGCATGCACGCATCTCGGTCCGTATTCGTGAGTATGAGCGTAATGGTGACGCTTGGATCGAGAAATTGACGCGCTATTCGACAACCGCTGGACGAGCGCTGCTTTCGGAGATTCTTCCCAAAGGTCTGCCATTCAGGATTATTGACAAGCCGCTCAAGAAAAAAGAAATCTCCAAGCTCATCGATGAGAGTTTCCGGCGTTGCGGACTGAAAGAAACCGTGATTTTTGCGGATAAATTGATGCAGACGGGTTTTCGCCTTGCTACTCGCGGAGGCATTTCCATCTCCATTGATGACATGCTGGTCCCGCCTCAGAAGCAGAGCATCATCGAGGCTGCCGAGGCCGAGGTCAAGGAAATCGAGAAGCAGTACACCTCTGGTCTCGTCACGGTGGGCGAACGTTACAACAAGGTAGTGGACATCTGGGGACGAGCTGGCGATCAAGTCGCAAAAGCGATGATGGATCAGCTCCAGCAAGAAAGAGTCGTGGATCCAAGCGGGAAAGAGGTCATCCAGGATTCTTTCAACTCGATCTATATGATGGCCGATTCCGGCGCACGGGGCTCTGCAGCTCAGATTCGCCAGCTGGCCGGTATGCGTGGACTGATGGCCAAGCCGGATGGTTCGATCATTGAGACACCGATCACGACGAACTTCCGGGAAGGACTTAACGTTCTCCAGTACTTCATCTCTACTCACGGTGCGCGTAAGGGTCTTGCCGATACAGCCTTGAAGACGGCGAATTCCGGTTACCTGACACGCCGCTTGGTGGATGTGACGCAAGATCTTGTCGTCACCGAAGAGGATTGCGGAACGACGAATGGTTTCGCGATGAAGGCGCTCGTCGAAGGGGGTGAAGTAGTCGAACCGCTACGCGAGCGGATACTCGGTCGTGTCGCGGCGGTGGATGTGATCAATCCGGAAAACCAGGAAGTGCTGTTTGCCGCCGGAACTCTGCTTGATGAAGATGCCGTGGATACCATCGAGCAGTTGGGGATCGACGAGGTCACGGTGCGCACGCCCCTGACTTGCGAAACACGCTATGGATTGTGCGCCAAATGCTATGGACGTGACCTCGGTCGCGGCTCCCTGGTGAATGTGGGTGAGGCTGTAGGCGTGATCGCGGCTCAGTCGATCGGCGAGCCGGGAACCCAGTTGACGATGCGTACCTTCCACGTCGGTGGTGCGGCATCCCGGGCTGCAGCGCAAAGCCAGATCGAAGCGAAGAGCGCGGGTACTGTGCGTTTCTCGGCGACGATGCGTTATGTGACCAATCCGAAGGGAGAGAAAATCGTCATTGCGCGCTCTGCGGAGGTTATGATCATCGATGGCAATGGCCGTGAGCGCGAGCGGCACAAAGTGCCCTACGGCGCCATATTGCTGGCAGAGGATGGCGCACAGGTCAAGGCCGGTACCCAACTGGCGACATGGGATCCTCACACCCGACCGATCGTCACCGAATATGCCGGTACGGTGCGCTTCGAGAACGTCGAAAAGGGTGTTACCGTTGCAGAGCAGATGGATGAGGTCACTGGCCTGTCAACGCTCGTCGTTATCGATCCGAAGCGTGGTGGCAAGACGCAAGCCAAGGGGCTGCGCCCGCAAGTCAAGCTGCTCGATGAAAACGGCCAGGAAATCAAAATCCATGGCACCGATCACTCTGTCGTCATTACCTTTCAGATCGGCTCGATCATTACCGTCAAGGACGGCCAAGCAGTGAGTGTCGGCGATGTTCTGGCGAGGATTCCCCAGGAGTCCGTCAAAACACGCGATATCACGGGCGGCCTGCCGCGTGTGGCCGAGCTGTTTGAAGCTCGCTCTCCCAAGGACGCCGGCATGCTGGCTGAAGTGACTGGCACGGTATCCTTCGGCAAGGACACCAAGGGTAAACAGCGCTTGGTGATCACGGAATTGGATGGTACGACGCATGAATATCTGATCCCGAAAGACAGACACGTCATGGCGCATGACGGCCAGGTGGTCAATAAAGGCGAGGTAATCGTCGATGGCCCGGTCGATCCTCACGACATCCTGCGCCTCAAGGGCGTTGAGGAGTTGGCCCGCTACATTATCGATGAAGTTCAGGACGTATACCGTTTGCAGGGTGTCAAGATCAACGACAAGCACATCGAGGTCATCGTGCGCCAGATGTTGCGACGCGTTGTGATCACCGAGCCCGGGGATTCGCGCTTCCTCCGTGAGGAACAGGTGGAGCGTTCAGAAGTTCTCGAAGAGAATGACAAGCTCATTGCTGTCGGCAAGAAACCTGCCGAATTCCAGCATATGCTGTTGGGTATCACGAAGGCCAGTTTGTCGACCGATTCGTTCATTTCCGCCGCATCCTTCCAGGAAACCACCCGTGTATTGACCGAAGCGGCCATCATGGGCAAGCGGGATGAGCTGCGTGGGCTGAAAGAGAACGTGATCGTCGGTCGCCTCATCCCGGCGGGAACCGGTCTGGCATATCACCGTACTCGCCGCATGCAGAGTGCTGCGAACACAGTAGAGGAGACAGAGCGGCAAAGGATTGTTGCAGGAGCAGAAAAGCTGTCGGGATCGCTTGCCGATATCGGCGGACAGTTGACGTCGTGAAAGGGTCCTAATACAATCCCGCCTCTTTTTAGAATTGGCTCCGCTGGGTAGAGCAGCCAATTTGGCCGAATCATGAATCAGGAACGATAGTTATGCCGACAATTAATCAGCTTGTGCGCAAGCCGCGGCAAGCAGAAAAGACGAAAAGCAAGGTGCCTGCCCTGGGTGGCTGTCCGGCCAAGAGGGGTGTATGTACCCGGGTCTATACGACGACGCCGAAAAAGCCAAATTCGGCACTTCGCAAGGTGGCAAAGGTGCGCCTGACGAACGGATTTGAGGTGATTTCCTACATCGGTGGAGAGGGTCATAACCTTCAGGAGCACTCGGTCGTTTTGATACGCGGCGGCCGTGTCAAGGATCTCCCTGGCGTGCGTTATCACATCGTGCGTGGTAGTTTGGATACCCAGGGGGTCAAAGATAGGAAGCAGGCTCGCTCGAAGTATGGTGCCA includes the following:
- the rpoC gene encoding DNA-directed RNA polymerase subunit beta', with product MKALLDLFKQVTPEEEFDAITISLASPEKIRSWSYGEVKKPETINYRTFKPERDGLFCAKIFGPVKDYECLCGKYKRLKHRGVICEKCGVEVTQAKVRRERMGHIELASPVAHIWFLKSLPSRLGMVLDMTLRDIERVLYFEAYVVVDPGMTPLTRGQLLSEDDYLAKVEEYGDEFTAMMGAEGVRELLRTLDLAHEIETLRRELEATESEAKIKKFAKRLKILEAFQQSGIKPEWMILDVLPVLPPDLRPLVPLDGGRFATSDLNDLYRRVINRNNRLKRLLELKAPDIIVRNEKRMLQEAVDSLLDNGRRGKAMTGANKRPLKSLADMIKGKGGRFRQNLLGKRVDYSGRSVIVVGPQLKLHQCGLPKKMALELFKPFIFERLEKMGIASTIKAAKKEVENETPVVWDILEEVIREHPVLLNRAPTLHRLGIQAFEPVLIEGKAIQLHPLVCTAFNADFDGDQMAVHVPLSLEAQVEARVLMLSSNNILSPANGAPIIVPSQDVVLGLYYATRENAAARGTGMSFADIAEVSRAVDLRQVDLHARISVRIREYERNGDAWIEKLTRYSTTAGRALLSEILPKGLPFRIIDKPLKKKEISKLIDESFRRCGLKETVIFADKLMQTGFRLATRGGISISIDDMLVPPQKQSIIEAAEAEVKEIEKQYTSGLVTVGERYNKVVDIWGRAGDQVAKAMMDQLQQERVVDPSGKEVIQDSFNSIYMMADSGARGSAAQIRQLAGMRGLMAKPDGSIIETPITTNFREGLNVLQYFISTHGARKGLADTALKTANSGYLTRRLVDVTQDLVVTEEDCGTTNGFAMKALVEGGEVVEPLRERILGRVAAVDVINPENQEVLFAAGTLLDEDAVDTIEQLGIDEVTVRTPLTCETRYGLCAKCYGRDLGRGSLVNVGEAVGVIAAQSIGEPGTQLTMRTFHVGGAASRAAAQSQIEAKSAGTVRFSATMRYVTNPKGEKIVIARSAEVMIIDGNGRERERHKVPYGAILLAEDGAQVKAGTQLATWDPHTRPIVTEYAGTVRFENVEKGVTVAEQMDEVTGLSTLVVIDPKRGGKTQAKGLRPQVKLLDENGQEIKIHGTDHSVVITFQIGSIITVKDGQAVSVGDVLARIPQESVKTRDITGGLPRVAELFEARSPKDAGMLAEVTGTVSFGKDTKGKQRLVITELDGTTHEYLIPKDRHVMAHDGQVVNKGEVIVDGPVDPHDILRLKGVEELARYIIDEVQDVYRLQGVKINDKHIEVIVRQMLRRVVITEPGDSRFLREEQVERSEVLEENDKLIAVGKKPAEFQHMLLGITKASLSTDSFISAASFQETTRVLTEAAIMGKRDELRGLKENVIVGRLIPAGTGLAYHRTRRMQSAANTVEETERQRIVAGAEKLSGSLADIGGQLTS
- the rpsL gene encoding 30S ribosomal protein S12, which encodes MPTINQLVRKPRQAEKTKSKVPALGGCPAKRGVCTRVYTTTPKKPNSALRKVAKVRLTNGFEVISYIGGEGHNLQEHSVVLIRGGRVKDLPGVRYHIVRGSLDTQGVKDRKQARSKYGAKRPKKA